One window of Cupriavidus oxalaticus genomic DNA carries:
- a CDS encoding patatin-like phospholipase family protein, which produces MDKTAFVFAGGGSLGAIQVGMLRELVAWGVTPDIVIGASAGAINGAYFACNPGVAGAGQLDQLWRGIRRADIMPWGWRSVLGMVGRSRGHLVESAGLRALLARHFGPRRLEAAELPLHVVATDMNSGDEVLLSRGNIVDAVLASAAIPGVFPPVQFEGRTLIDGGVANNTPVSTAVALGATRVIVLPAGFTCAERRAPRGALEHAFNALSLLVARQLVNDLQHFADRAHISVVPPLCPLDISPYDYTRCGELIDRAAATTARWLQAKGLESRHVPGALHVHSHDDASPSCSTDIPAAAPH; this is translated from the coding sequence ATGGACAAGACAGCCTTCGTATTTGCCGGCGGCGGCAGCCTCGGCGCAATCCAGGTCGGCATGCTGCGCGAGCTGGTGGCATGGGGCGTGACGCCCGACATCGTCATTGGCGCCTCGGCAGGCGCGATCAACGGGGCCTATTTCGCCTGCAACCCAGGCGTTGCCGGCGCCGGCCAGCTGGACCAGTTGTGGCGCGGCATCCGCCGCGCCGACATCATGCCGTGGGGCTGGCGCAGCGTGCTCGGCATGGTCGGGCGCAGCCGCGGACACCTGGTCGAGTCGGCGGGCCTGCGTGCGCTGCTGGCGCGGCATTTCGGGCCGCGCCGGCTGGAAGCGGCCGAGCTGCCCCTCCACGTGGTCGCGACCGACATGAACAGCGGCGATGAGGTGCTGCTCTCGCGCGGCAACATCGTGGATGCGGTGCTGGCCAGTGCCGCCATTCCCGGCGTGTTCCCGCCGGTGCAGTTCGAGGGCCGCACGCTGATCGACGGCGGCGTGGCCAACAATACCCCCGTATCCACCGCGGTCGCCCTCGGCGCCACCCGAGTGATCGTGCTGCCCGCGGGCTTCACCTGCGCCGAGCGCCGGGCGCCGCGCGGCGCGCTGGAACATGCCTTCAATGCGCTGTCGCTGCTGGTGGCGCGCCAACTGGTGAACGACCTGCAGCACTTTGCCGACCGGGCGCATATCAGCGTGGTGCCCCCGCTGTGCCCGCTCGATATCTCGCCCTACGACTACACGCGCTGCGGCGAACTGATCGACCGCGCCGCCGCCACCACCGCCCGGTGGCTGCAGGCCAAGGGCCTGGAGAGCCGACATGTCCCGGGCGCGCTGCACGTGCATTCGCACGACGACGCGTCGCCCAGCTGCAGCACCGATATCCCGGCGGCCGCTCCGCACTGA
- the ada gene encoding bifunctional DNA-binding transcriptional regulator/O6-methylguanine-DNA methyltransferase Ada produces MPASMPGPRHNAGSTDNKSAIENDPRWARVLARDPAADGSFVYAVKTTGVYCLPSSPSRLPHPANVEFFDNASAAEAAGYRPSRRAAPPALAAQHAAMVADACRRIEAADTLPALPELARAAGVSPYHFHRLFKAATGLTPRAYAAAHRASKLRTQLGSSESVTEAIYDAGFGSNSRFYETADAVLGMTPSRYRAGGAGTDIRFAIGQSALGAILVAQSKRGVCAILLGDDPQALLQDLQDQFPRANLIGGDARFEQLVAQVVGFVEAPATGLALPLDVRGTAFQQRVWQALQEIPPGSTASYAEIAARIGAPRAVRAVAQACAANHLAVAIPCHRVVRSDGGLSGYRWGVARKRDLLAREAKG; encoded by the coding sequence ATGCCTGCATCCATGCCAGGGCCGCGCCACAACGCCGGCAGCACCGACAACAAATCCGCCATCGAGAACGACCCGCGCTGGGCGCGCGTGCTGGCGCGCGATCCCGCCGCCGACGGCAGCTTTGTCTACGCGGTCAAGACCACCGGCGTCTATTGCCTGCCCAGCAGCCCGTCGCGGCTGCCGCATCCGGCCAATGTCGAGTTCTTCGACAACGCCTCGGCGGCCGAAGCCGCAGGCTACCGGCCAAGCCGCCGCGCCGCGCCGCCCGCGCTGGCCGCACAGCACGCCGCCATGGTGGCCGACGCATGCCGCCGCATCGAAGCGGCCGATACCTTGCCCGCGCTGCCCGAACTGGCGCGCGCCGCCGGCGTCAGCCCCTACCATTTCCACCGGCTCTTCAAGGCCGCGACCGGCCTGACCCCGCGCGCCTACGCGGCCGCGCACCGCGCCAGCAAGCTGCGCACGCAACTGGGCAGCAGCGAATCGGTGACGGAGGCCATCTACGACGCCGGCTTCGGCTCCAACAGCCGCTTCTACGAGACCGCGGACGCGGTACTCGGCATGACGCCGTCGCGCTACCGCGCTGGCGGCGCCGGCACGGATATCCGCTTCGCCATCGGCCAGTCCGCGCTGGGAGCGATCCTGGTCGCGCAGAGCAAGCGCGGCGTCTGCGCGATCCTGCTGGGCGACGATCCGCAGGCGCTGCTGCAGGATCTGCAGGACCAGTTCCCGCGCGCCAACCTGATCGGCGGCGACGCGCGGTTCGAGCAACTGGTGGCGCAGGTAGTGGGCTTTGTCGAGGCGCCAGCGACCGGCCTGGCGCTGCCGCTGGACGTGCGCGGCACCGCCTTCCAGCAGCGCGTCTGGCAAGCGCTGCAAGAAATCCCGCCGGGCAGCACCGCCAGCTATGCCGAGATCGCGGCCCGCATCGGCGCGCCGCGGGCGGTACGCGCGGTGGCGCAGGCCTGCGCGGCCAACCACCTGGCGGTGGCGATTCCTTGCCATCGCGTCGTGCGCAGCGACGGCGGCCTGTCAGGCTACCGCTGGGGCGTTGCGCGCAAGCGCGATTTGCTTGCGCGCGAAGCAAAAGGCTGA
- a CDS encoding YceH family protein has product MQPDSVSDASQPGERPARPAPRPLSAVEGRVLGVLVEKQHTVPDTYPLSLNALASGCNQKTARAPVMNVSEPEILDAIDGLKHLSLVFEGSSSRVPRFEHNMQRALAVPSQSVALLAMLLLRGPQTAAELRLNTARLHAFADISAVEGFLDELAEREPPFVVRLARAPGAREHRWMHLLGGDAGLEAAQEAAYGGGQGSADAGAGTTGELAQLRAEHQALSEKVARLQALVDHMAGQLGIAPDEFLE; this is encoded by the coding sequence ATGCAACCCGATTCCGTCTCCGACGCCAGCCAGCCTGGCGAACGCCCCGCCCGCCCCGCGCCGCGGCCCCTGTCAGCCGTGGAAGGCCGCGTGCTCGGCGTGCTGGTGGAAAAACAGCACACCGTCCCCGACACCTATCCGCTGTCGCTCAATGCCCTCGCCTCCGGCTGCAACCAGAAGACCGCCCGCGCGCCCGTCATGAACGTGAGCGAGCCCGAGATCCTCGACGCCATCGACGGGCTCAAGCACCTGAGCCTGGTCTTCGAGGGCAGCAGCAGCCGCGTGCCGCGCTTCGAACACAATATGCAGCGCGCGCTGGCCGTGCCGAGCCAGTCAGTCGCGCTGCTTGCAATGCTATTGCTGCGCGGGCCGCAGACCGCGGCGGAATTGCGCCTGAACACGGCGCGCCTGCACGCGTTTGCCGATATTTCGGCGGTGGAGGGGTTCCTGGATGAACTGGCCGAGCGCGAGCCGCCCTTCGTGGTCCGGCTGGCGCGTGCGCCCGGCGCGCGCGAGCACCGCTGGATGCACCTGCTGGGCGGCGATGCGGGGCTGGAAGCCGCGCAGGAGGCGGCTTACGGCGGCGGCCAAGGTAGTGCCGACGCGGGCGCCGGGACTACCGGCGAACTTGCCCAACTGCGCGCGGAACACCAGGCGCTCTCGGAGAAGGTCGCGCGCTTGCAGGCCCTCGTCGACCATATGGCCGGCCAGCTCGGGATTGCTCCCGACGAATTCCTGGAATAG
- a CDS encoding FAD-dependent oxidoreductase has protein sequence MAISQAEAMATGATDGEAGGAGATSDGAGLEAPYSTLESRWHQMFPQLGAEDMARVKRFGTPQRWRAGEKLFSIGQTGRGMYLVTSGCVRIVRRDGLGREHTITEQGPGHFLAEVGTLSGRPALVDGVALSDTDGYAITPERLRALLVAEAELGERIMRALILRRVGLIEFGSGPVLVGHGTEPLLLALQAFLRRNGYPHTVIDMDVDGDCSLLLEYAHAPASDFPLVICPDGRVLRAPDEGQLASCLGLLPEFDPHHVYDVVVVGAGPAGLATAVYAASEGLSVAVIDCRSPGGQAGASARIENYLGFPTGISGQALAGRAFVQALKFGAHIAIPLEVKALHCGTDPIRLELVDGRMIPTHTVVIATGAQYRRPGIESLERFEGRGVYYWASPVEAKLCRNEPAMLVGGGNSAGQAAVYLASNAAHVHMLVRGPGLAATMSRYLIDRIGSLPNVTLHTHAHITALMGNGWLSRVRYDAPGESPTPVDMDVRHLFLFIGADPNASWLRTCHVEVDDKGFVRTGGGELGCAAAVPYPLQTSVPGVFAIGDVRSGSTKRVAAAVGEGAAVVAQIHDYLAKVQLAAAR, from the coding sequence ATGGCGATTTCACAGGCGGAAGCGATGGCAACGGGTGCCACCGATGGCGAGGCTGGCGGAGCGGGCGCAACGTCCGACGGCGCCGGCCTGGAAGCGCCGTACTCCACTCTGGAGTCGCGCTGGCACCAGATGTTCCCGCAGCTTGGCGCCGAAGACATGGCACGGGTGAAGCGCTTCGGCACGCCGCAGCGCTGGCGCGCCGGCGAGAAGCTGTTCTCGATCGGCCAGACCGGGCGTGGCATGTACCTCGTCACCAGCGGCTGCGTGCGCATCGTGCGCCGCGACGGGCTGGGACGCGAGCACACGATCACTGAACAGGGACCTGGCCACTTCCTGGCCGAGGTCGGCACGCTCAGCGGCCGGCCGGCCCTGGTCGACGGCGTCGCCTTGAGCGACACCGACGGCTACGCAATCACGCCCGAGCGCCTGCGCGCGCTGCTGGTGGCCGAGGCCGAGCTGGGCGAGCGCATCATGCGCGCGCTGATCCTGCGCCGCGTCGGCCTGATCGAGTTCGGCAGCGGACCGGTCCTGGTCGGCCACGGCACCGAGCCGCTGCTGCTGGCGCTGCAGGCGTTCCTGCGGCGCAACGGCTACCCGCATACCGTGATCGACATGGACGTGGACGGCGACTGCTCGCTGCTGCTCGAGTACGCCCACGCGCCCGCGAGCGACTTCCCGCTGGTGATCTGCCCCGACGGCCGCGTGCTGCGCGCGCCGGACGAGGGCCAGCTGGCGTCATGCCTGGGGTTGTTGCCGGAGTTCGACCCGCACCATGTCTATGACGTGGTCGTGGTGGGCGCGGGGCCGGCTGGCCTGGCCACAGCGGTGTATGCGGCATCCGAAGGGCTGTCGGTCGCGGTGATCGACTGCCGCTCGCCTGGCGGCCAGGCTGGCGCCAGCGCGCGCATCGAGAACTATCTGGGCTTTCCCACCGGCATCTCCGGGCAGGCGCTGGCCGGACGCGCCTTCGTGCAGGCGCTGAAGTTCGGCGCGCATATCGCCATCCCGCTGGAAGTGAAGGCCCTGCATTGCGGCACCGACCCGATCCGGCTGGAGCTGGTCGACGGACGCATGATCCCGACCCATACGGTGGTGATCGCCACCGGCGCGCAATACCGCCGGCCCGGCATCGAGTCACTGGAGCGTTTCGAAGGGCGCGGTGTTTACTACTGGGCCTCGCCGGTGGAGGCCAAGCTGTGCCGCAACGAACCCGCGATGCTGGTCGGCGGCGGCAACTCGGCCGGGCAGGCCGCGGTCTACCTGGCGTCGAATGCCGCGCACGTGCATATGCTGGTGCGCGGCCCCGGGCTCGCAGCGACCATGTCGCGCTACCTGATCGACCGCATCGGTTCGCTGCCCAATGTCACGCTGCATACCCATGCGCATATCACCGCGCTGATGGGCAATGGCTGGTTGTCTCGGGTGCGCTACGACGCGCCGGGCGAAAGCCCCACGCCGGTGGATATGGACGTGCGCCACCTGTTCCTGTTCATCGGCGCGGACCCTAACGCGAGCTGGCTGCGCACCTGCCATGTCGAGGTCGACGACAAGGGCTTTGTGCGCACCGGAGGCGGCGAACTTGGCTGCGCGGCGGCGGTGCCCTATCCGCTGCAGACCAGCGTGCCGGGTGTCTTCGCCATCGGCGATGTGCGCTCGGGCTCGACCAAGCGCGTCGCGGCCGCGGTGGGCGAGGGCGCTGCGGTGGTGGCGCAGATCCACGACTACCTGGCCAAGGTGCAGCTGGCGGCGGCCCGATAG
- a CDS encoding Hpt domain-containing protein, whose translation MNCALLIAALHDGQWAASVASLLQRLGFAPHLAAPGSALAQASAGKAGLVIAGPGAPVPPTLLEGWHAAGALCAVAVPPGKPADHGAFVARLPVPTTEAAILAMLAERHYIALPAHEAAAIPAAIAAQTLGDKGFAAELLQALVTSAQDDLAQLRAAGTELETCGSIAHRMKSSAHYVGCDSLRGLAQRMEDAARGGDAGTVMALRAVFEPTCARLVELLAALAART comes from the coding sequence ATGAACTGCGCGCTGCTGATTGCCGCCCTGCACGACGGACAGTGGGCCGCCAGCGTGGCGTCGCTGCTGCAGCGGCTGGGGTTTGCACCGCACCTCGCCGCGCCGGGTTCGGCACTTGCGCAGGCATCGGCCGGCAAGGCCGGGCTGGTCATCGCGGGGCCGGGCGCGCCCGTGCCGCCCACGCTGCTGGAAGGCTGGCATGCCGCCGGCGCGCTGTGCGCGGTCGCGGTACCGCCCGGGAAACCGGCGGACCATGGTGCCTTCGTGGCCCGATTGCCGGTGCCTACAACCGAAGCGGCGATTCTTGCCATGCTGGCCGAGCGCCATTACATTGCGCTCCCTGCGCACGAGGCGGCTGCGATCCCGGCTGCGATTGCCGCGCAGACCCTCGGCGACAAGGGGTTCGCAGCCGAATTGCTGCAGGCGCTGGTGACGTCGGCGCAGGACGACCTGGCACAATTGCGCGCCGCCGGCACCGAACTGGAAACGTGCGGCAGCATCGCACATCGGATGAAATCGTCTGCGCACTATGTCGGTTGCGACTCGCTGCGCGGGCTGGCGCAACGCATGGAAGACGCCGCCCGCGGTGGCGATGCCGGCACGGTGATGGCACTCCGCGCGGTTTTCGAACCGACCTGCGCGCGCCTGGTTGAGTTGCTGGCGGCTCTGGCGGCCAGGACATAA